The Spirochaetae bacterium HGW-Spirochaetae-1 genome includes a region encoding these proteins:
- a CDS encoding 3-keto-5-aminohexanoate cleavage protein — MKNKVIITAAMSGAGTFKQNNPAVPYAPEEFAAEAEKAYKAGAAMVHVHARGDNGIATHEIDRIKATHDAIKERIPELIVNLSSAVGPAATPEQRIEQIIAIKPEMASLNTNTMNFAVADRKGGNVLVEFIFTNTFAMFRDFGKAMEENGVKPEIEVYDIGGLDNFLLIRKQGIFTEPYNVNFVWSVAGGQAFRPDAFVTMVNSLPGNANFTACGIGHDQFFAGMQSCILGGHIRVGLEDNVRMPNGELAKGSYEQVEWAAEIVRSLGKEPATPDEAREIMGLAIQG; from the coding sequence ATGAAAAACAAAGTAATAATAACAGCGGCAATGTCCGGCGCCGGAACATTCAAGCAGAACAATCCCGCTGTCCCCTATGCTCCCGAGGAATTTGCCGCTGAAGCCGAGAAGGCTTATAAAGCCGGGGCTGCCATGGTCCATGTTCACGCAAGGGGGGATAATGGCATTGCAACCCATGAGATAGACCGCATAAAGGCTACCCATGATGCTATTAAGGAAAGAATTCCTGAACTGATTGTCAATTTAAGTTCCGCAGTAGGGCCCGCCGCCACTCCGGAACAGCGTATTGAGCAGATAATTGCAATCAAGCCGGAAATGGCATCCCTAAACACGAATACAATGAATTTCGCCGTGGCTGACAGAAAGGGAGGTAATGTCCTGGTTGAATTCATCTTCACGAATACCTTTGCCATGTTCAGGGATTTCGGCAAGGCGATGGAAGAGAATGGTGTTAAACCGGAGATAGAAGTCTATGACATCGGGGGCCTTGATAATTTCTTACTGATTAGAAAACAGGGAATCTTCACAGAACCATATAATGTCAATTTCGTATGGAGTGTTGCCGGGGGGCAGGCTTTCCGGCCCGATGCTTTTGTCACCATGGTGAATTCATTGCCCGGCAATGCCAATTTTACCGCGTGTGGCATAGGACATGACCAGTTTTTTGCAGGCATGCAGTCATGTATTCTCGGCGGGCATATCCGTGTCGGCCTTGAGGACAATGTCAGAATGCCCAATGGAGAGCTGGCCAAAGGCAGCTATGAACAGGTTGAATGGGCTGCTGAAATTGTCAGGTCCCTGGGAAAAGAGCCTGCTACCCCTGATGAAGCCAGGGAGATCATGGGACTTGCAATACAGGGATAG
- the prpE gene encoding propionyl-CoA synthetase (catalyzes the formation of propionyl-CoA using propionate as a substrate; PrpE from Ralstonia solanacearum can produce acetyl-, propionyl-, butyryl- and acrylyl-coenzyme A, and Salmonella enterica produces propionyl- and butyryl-coenzyme A; not expressed in Escherichia coli when grown on propionate/minimal media; ATP-dependent) → MGEYQKAYEESISNPGSFWGKAAGDIVWTKNYSKVLDDSNVPFYRWFVDGEMNTCYNAVDLHVEKGRGDQTAIIYDSPVTGTVKKYTYRELLDLVSRFAGVLRSQGIEKGDRVIVYMPMVPEAAVAMLACARIGAIHSVVFGGFAPNELAIRIDDAKPKLIVSASCGIEGKKIIEYKPLLDKAISLASHKVGKCVILQREQATASLATGRDLDWTEAMEKASPAPCVQVKATDPLYILYTSGTTGLPKGVVRDNGGHAVALKWSMKNIYNVQPGEVFWAASDVGWVVGHSYIVYAPLLNGNTTILYEGKPVGTPDPGAFWRIINQHNVKVLFTAPTAFRAIKKEDPNGEYLKKYDLSCFRTLFLAGERLDPDTYHWASDMLQRPVVDHWWQTETGWPIAANCMGLEQFEIKPGSPTKAVPGYSVEIIDADGKKLPAGTEGLVVIKLPLPPGTLPTLWQNDQKYKESYMDPFPGYYFTGDGGYIDKDDYVYVMGRVDDVINVAGHRLSTGAMEEVISTHPDVAECAVIGVADDFKGQLPMGFVVLKEGVTKSHDDILKDLVQMVRDRIGAVAAFKQAMIVKRLPKTRSGKILRGTMRKIADGQEYTVPSTIDDPVILTEIGDALSGIGYGKK, encoded by the coding sequence ATGGGAGAATACCAGAAGGCGTATGAAGAGTCCATAAGCAACCCCGGGTCTTTCTGGGGAAAGGCTGCCGGAGATATTGTCTGGACAAAAAATTATTCGAAGGTTCTGGACGACAGCAATGTTCCCTTTTATCGGTGGTTTGTCGATGGTGAGATGAATACCTGTTATAATGCCGTTGATCTTCACGTGGAAAAGGGCCGCGGCGATCAGACCGCTATTATCTATGACAGCCCTGTTACAGGGACTGTCAAAAAATATACGTACAGGGAACTGCTGGACCTGGTCTCGCGTTTTGCCGGAGTGCTCCGTTCCCAGGGGATAGAAAAGGGCGACCGCGTCATTGTGTACATGCCCATGGTTCCCGAAGCTGCCGTGGCCATGCTGGCCTGCGCGCGAATCGGCGCCATACATTCCGTCGTATTCGGTGGATTCGCTCCAAACGAGCTGGCTATACGGATAGATGACGCCAAACCGAAACTCATTGTTTCGGCCTCGTGCGGCATCGAAGGCAAGAAGATCATAGAATACAAGCCGCTCCTTGATAAGGCCATCAGCCTGGCTTCCCACAAGGTGGGGAAATGCGTCATCCTTCAGCGCGAGCAGGCCACGGCATCCCTCGCGACCGGCAGGGACCTGGACTGGACAGAAGCAATGGAAAAGGCATCCCCGGCACCCTGTGTCCAGGTCAAGGCCACGGACCCGCTCTATATCCTTTATACCTCGGGCACCACGGGTCTGCCCAAAGGCGTTGTCCGCGATAACGGCGGCCATGCCGTGGCATTGAAGTGGAGTATGAAGAACATATACAATGTACAGCCCGGCGAGGTCTTCTGGGCCGCTTCCGACGTTGGCTGGGTCGTGGGACATTCCTATATCGTGTACGCGCCGCTCCTGAACGGGAACACCACCATACTCTACGAGGGAAAGCCCGTGGGAACCCCGGACCCCGGGGCATTCTGGAGAATCATCAACCAGCATAACGTAAAGGTTTTATTTACAGCCCCCACGGCCTTCCGGGCCATAAAAAAAGAAGACCCCAACGGCGAATACCTGAAGAAATATGATCTTTCCTGCTTCAGGACCCTCTTTCTTGCCGGTGAGCGCCTCGATCCCGACACCTATCACTGGGCCAGCGATATGCTGCAGCGGCCCGTTGTGGACCACTGGTGGCAGACCGAGACGGGCTGGCCAATCGCCGCCAACTGCATGGGACTGGAGCAGTTCGAAATAAAACCGGGCTCGCCCACCAAGGCCGTTCCCGGTTACAGCGTTGAGATCATCGATGCCGACGGTAAAAAACTTCCGGCGGGCACCGAGGGGCTGGTTGTCATAAAGCTGCCATTGCCTCCCGGTACGCTTCCCACGCTGTGGCAGAACGATCAGAAGTACAAGGAGTCGTACATGGACCCCTTCCCTGGCTATTATTTCACGGGAGACGGCGGATATATCGACAAGGACGACTATGTCTATGTCATGGGACGCGTCGATGATGTCATCAATGTGGCGGGTCACCGCCTTTCCACGGGCGCCATGGAGGAGGTCATTTCCACGCATCCCGATGTGGCGGAGTGCGCCGTCATCGGTGTTGCCGATGATTTCAAGGGCCAGCTTCCCATGGGGTTCGTTGTCCTGAAGGAAGGGGTGACGAAGAGTCATGATGATATTCTGAAGGACCTGGTGCAGATGGTGCGCGACCGGATAGGCGCCGTGGCGGCCTTTAAGCAGGCCATGATAGTGAAGCGCCTTCCCAAGACGCGTTCCGGGAAGATCCTGCGCGGCACCATGCGGAAGATCGCCGATGGCCAGGAGTACACGGTTCCTTCAACCATCGACGACCCGGTTATTCTTACCGAGATCGGCGATGCGTTGTCGGGCATCGGGTACGGGAAGAAGTAA
- the yedF gene encoding sulfurtransferase-like selenium metabolism protein YedF, with translation MSFQVDARGLACPQPVINTKKALEKHDSLTVIVDNETARENVKRLLSSLGCSFNIAEKPDGIYISAEKGETAVAEKSPAPGEAVSGPPVVVISEDVMGRGDRELGAILMRSFMHTVTEIDNRPGILIFFNTGVKLTVKDSPVVADIKALEESGVRVLVCGTCLNFFGITDQLGAGIVSNMYDIAEAMTGSGKVISV, from the coding sequence ATGTCATTTCAGGTCGATGCCCGCGGTCTTGCCTGTCCGCAGCCCGTTATTAATACGAAAAAGGCACTGGAAAAGCACGATTCCCTGACGGTTATAGTGGACAATGAAACAGCACGGGAAAATGTGAAGCGGCTCCTGTCCTCCCTGGGATGTTCCTTCAATATTGCCGAAAAACCTGATGGCATCTATATTTCAGCCGAAAAAGGCGAGACAGCTGTCGCTGAGAAATCGCCTGCGCCCGGTGAAGCGGTATCGGGACCCCCGGTAGTGGTGATTTCCGAAGACGTCATGGGACGCGGCGACCGGGAACTGGGAGCGATCCTCATGCGAAGCTTTATGCACACCGTGACGGAAATAGACAACCGACCCGGCATTCTTATATTTTTTAACACAGGTGTGAAGCTGACCGTGAAAGATTCACCCGTCGTAGCTGACATCAAGGCCCTGGAGGAGAGCGGTGTGAGAGTGCTGGTCTGCGGCACCTGCCTGAACTTCTTCGGCATCACCGACCAGCTTGGTGCCGGAATCGTATCGAACATGTATGATATTGCCGAGGCAATGACAGGGTCCGGGAAGGTCATATCGGTATGA